A DNA window from Anastrepha ludens isolate Willacy chromosome 6, idAnaLude1.1, whole genome shotgun sequence contains the following coding sequences:
- the LOC128866911 gene encoding Golgi pH regulator: MAFFEDCIIVFVSQILFFTGGWLFFMKQLFKNYEIRHISVQLIFSVCFALSLTMFELIIFEILGVLESSSRYFHWRLGLTLLLLMVIAVIPLYILYSVIHSLSFVSDKWVRIFTILSWFVFLYGLWKIGDPFPLLSVSHGIFTIEQGVSRIGVIGVTVMAVLSGFGAVNCPYQSMTYFIKPVSQSDIINLERRLMLTVDMVVAKKKRIALEVHRRKKENHIRKGLWNILSSAVNRLDSSGQDIGQLRLEIYGLEELMRQLFLEINSMKNMQERQKWSQTLQGKYFNVLGHFFSVYCVWKIFICTVNIIFDRVGRKDPVTRGLEIAVHWCGFDIDLAFWNQHISFLLVGCIVVTSIRGLLLTLTKFFYRISSSKSSNIIVLIMAQIMGMYFCSSVLLMRMNLPAEYRVIITEVLGSLHFNFYHRWFDVIFLVSALSTILVLYLSQKPKYDASID, translated from the exons ATGGCATTTTTTGAAGACTGTATAATCGTGTTCGTTTCACAG ATCCTGTTCTTCACCGGAGGAtggttattttttatgaaacaacTCTTTAAGAACTATGAAATACGACACATTTCCGTGCAACTGATATTCTCGGTATGCTTTGCTCTCTCGCTCACCATGTTTGAGCTGATAATCTTCGAAATCTTGGGTGTGTTGGAATCTAGTTCTCGTTATTTTCATTGGCGACTCGGATTAACGCTTTTACTACTGATGGTAATTGCGGTCATACCACTGTACATCTTATATTCCGTAATACATAGTCTATCATTTG TATCTGACAAATGGGTGCGCATATTTACGATACTGAGCTGGTTCGTATTTCTATATGGTCTTTGGAAAATCGGTGACCCTTTTCCGTTGCTAAGCGTCTCACATGGAATTTTCACTATAGAACAAGGTGTATCGCGTATTGGTGTAATTGGTGTAACCGTGATGGCAGTATTGTCTGGGTTTGGTGCGGTTAATTGTCCCTACCAAAGCATGACTTATTTTATAAA ACCAGTTTCACAAAGTGACATCATCAATTTGGAGCGGCGTCTAATGCTCACAGTGGATATGGTTGTGGCGAAAAAGAAGCGTATAGCTTTAGAAGTTCATcgtcgaaaaaaagaaaatcacatCAGAAAAGGGTTATGGAACATTTTAAGTTCGGCTGTTAATCGTCTGGACAGCAGCGGTCAAG atattggACAACTGCGTTTGGAGATATACGGTTTGGAAGAGTTAATGCggcagctttttttggaaattaattcaatgaaaaatatgCAAGAACGCCAGAAGTGGTCACAGACGTTGCAGgggaaatattttaatgttttaggtCATTTTTTCAGCGTTTACTGCgtgtggaaaatatttatt tgcacagttaatataatatttgatcgAGTGGGGCGCAAAGATCCTGTTACACGCGGCCTTGAAATCGCCGTGCATTGGTGTGGTTTCGATATTGATCTTGCCTTTTGGAATCAGCATATATCCTTTTTACTGGTTGGCTGCATTGTGGTGACGTCCATTCGTGGTTTGCTGTTGACTCTGACAAAG TTCTTTTATAGAATATCATCTAGTAAATCATCCAATATTATAGTACTAATTATGGCCCAAATAATGGGTATGTATTTCTGCTCATCAGTTCTACTGATGCGCATGAATTTGCCTGCGGAGTATCGCGTGATAATTACTGAGGTCCTAGGGAGCCTGCATTTCAATTTCTATCATCGTTGGTTCGATGTCATATTTCTAGTGAGTGCATTAAGTACCATATTGGTTTTATACCTCTCTCAGAAGCCTAAATATGATGCTAGCATAGactag